One window from the genome of Epinephelus moara isolate mb chromosome 5, YSFRI_EMoa_1.0, whole genome shotgun sequence encodes:
- the LOC126390802 gene encoding choline transporter-like protein 1: protein MGCCTSTESKRDWKPLEERSCTDIPWLIIFTVFCIGMLCICGYPIATGAASRLISGYDSYGNTCGKNNTKIEGVPLSGRDMTENKYVFFLDPCNVDLVNRKIKSIALCVSKCPAAELTSYSDLKQFALNNGSHLCSYDITPTRYTGHGDRFTKCPKLPVVPSKPIPVLHRCIPVDVGCYAEFAQAFITFVSDNTVLRRIVAGVMASKEIIMGLCVLALVLSLILMVVIRYITKVLVWILTVLVVIGSIGGTAVLWWLYVDHRKALDSNTLSVFGKEVASDNVKALLIYAIVATIFTVVLLLVMFFMRKRVALTISLFHVAGKVFIHLPLLALQPFWTFLCLMLFWVYWIAVLLALGTSGMPVKNNSTGVVEYQMQGPLQYLVWYHAVGLIWISEFILAFQQMTIAGAVVTYYFTRNKSQLPATPILSSMLRAIRYHLGTLAKGSFIITLVKIPRLILTYLHSQLKGKENACARCMLKACVCCLWCLEKCLAYLNQNAYTATAINSTSFCTSAREAFVILVENALRVAAINTVGDFVLFLGKILVVSCTAFAGVLALNYQRDYTVWVLPLLIVCLFAFLVAHCFLSVFENVVDVLFLCFAVDTKYNDGSPGREFYMDKALMEYVENSKKQGLYKSGDGDGREMKPMARGGTSA, encoded by the exons ATGGGATGTTGTACCAGCACCGAG AGCAAACGTGACTGGAAACCGCTGGAGGAGCGCAGTTGCACGGACATCCCATGGCTCATCATATTCACTGTGTTTTGTATTGGGATG CTGTGTATTTGTGGCTATCCCATCGCCACAGGAGCTGCGTCCAGGCTTATCTCAGGATATGACAGTTATGGCAACACATGTGGCAAGAATAACACCAAGATCGAGGGGGTACCCCTCAGCGGCCGGGACATGACGGAAAACAA GTATGTGTTCTTTCTGGACCCTTGCAACGTTGACTTAGTTAACAGGAAGATCAAGTCTATTGCCCTGTGTGTCTCCAAATGTCCTGCTGCTGAACTCACGTCTTACAGTGATTTAAAGCAGTTTGCTCTGAACAAtg GATCTCACCTCTGCTCCTATGATATTACTCCTACAAGATACACGGGCCATGGAGACAGATTTACTAAATGTCCCAAACTCCCTGTTGTACCAAG TAAGCCTATCCCAGTGCTCCACCGCTGTATTCCTGTGGATGTTGGCTGCTATGCTGAATTCGCCCAGGCATTCATCACATTCGTCAGTGACAACACTGTGCTGCGGCGGATCGTCGCTGGAGTCATGGCCAGCAAGGAGATCATCATGGGCCTCTGTGTGCTGGCTTTAG TCCTGTCCCTGATCCTGATGGTTGTCATTCGTTATATCACCAAGGTTCTGGTTTGGATTCTAACAGTTCTAGTAGTCATCGGCTCCATAG GTGGGACAGCCGTCCTCTGGTGGCTCTATGTTGACCACAGGAAAGCCCTTGACAGTAACACCTTATCAGTATTTGGGAAAGAAGTGGCCTCAGACAATGTTAAGGCTCTGCTTATATATGCAATTGTTGCTACGATTTTCACG GTGGTTCTCCTGCTGGTGATGTTCTTCATGAGGAAGCGTGTGGCTCTCACCATCTCCCTGTTTCACGTGGCTGGTAAAGTGTTCATCCACCTTCCCCTGCTGGCCCTGCAACCTTTTTGGACCTTCCTCTGCCTCATGCTCTTCTGGGTCTACTGGATTGCTGTGCTTCTCGCTCTCGGGACTTCAG GGATGCCAGTAAAAAACAACTCTACAGGTGTAGTTGAATATCAGATGCAGGGGCCTCTTCAGTACTTGGTGTGGTATCATGCTGTGGGTCTCATCTGGATCAGTGAGTTTATTCTCGCGTTCCAGCAGATGACCATCGCTGGAGCTGTGGTCACCTACTATTTTACCAG GAATAAATCCCAGTTGCCAGCAACCCCCATCCTCTCCTCAATGTTACGTGCCATCCGCTACCATCTGGGTACTCTGGCCAAAGGCTCCTTCATCATCACGCTTGTTAAGATCCCTCGTCTCATCCTAACATATCTCCACAGCCAGCTCAAAGGAAAG GAAAACGCCTGCGCTCGCTGCATGCTGAAAGcttgtgtctgctgtttgtggTGTCTTGAGAAGTGCCTTGCATACTTAAATCAA AATGCTTACACTGCGACAGCCATCAACAGCACCAGTTTCTGCACCTCTGCCCGTGAGGCTTTCGTTATTCTGGTGGAGAATGCCCTCCGAGTGGCCGCAATCAACACTGTGGGCGACTTTGTTCTCTTCTTGGGAAAG ATTCTCGTAGTCTCCTGTACAGCTTTCGCCGGCGTCCTGGCTCTGAACTACCAGCGGGACTACACCGTGTGGGTCCTACCTCTCCTCATCGTCTGTCTGTTTGCCTTCCTGGTGGCTCActgcttcctctctgtctttgagAATGTGGTGGACGTTCTCTTCCTCTGCTTTGCTGTGGACACAAAGTACAATGATGGCAGCCCTGGACGCGAGTTCTACATGGACAAGGCCTTAATG